The stretch of DNA CGCTCAGCATCCCGCCCGGCCCGCAGGCGTACACCAGCATGTGGGCCCGGGGCATGGCCAGCACGCCCGCCAGGTCCATGCGGCCGCGCTCGTCCTCGGCGACGATGTCGACCCGGTCGCCGTACTCGTCGACGAGCCGCTCGGCGAAGGCCATGCCGGCGCGTGACCGTCCGCCGTAGACCAGGCGCCAGTCCCTGCCCGCCTCCGCGGCCCGCTCGATCATCGGGATGATCGGGGTGATGCCGATGCCGCCGGCCAGGAAGAGGTACTTCCGGGAGTCCCTGACCGGGAAGTTGTTGCGCGGCTCGGAGATCTCCAGCGTGTCGCCGGGGCGTACGTTCCGGTGGATCCAGCGGGAGCCGCCCCGCGAGCCGGGGACGTCGAGGACGGCGACACGCAGGTGTGACAGGTCCTTCGGGGAGGAGCACAGCGAGTACTGCCGTACGTACTGGCCGCCCAGGTGGACGTCGATGTGGGCCCCCGGCTCCCACGGCTGGAAGGGCGACCCGTCCGGGGTCACGAGGACCAGCGAGACGACACCGTCGGCGACCCGGTCCACGCGTTCCGCGATCACCTCGCGGGTGCGGGGTACGACGCCGCGGCGGTCCGCGCGCGCACTGAGTCCGCCCATCTGAAGCCTGCTTTCTCACGTGGTCCTCGGAGGCCGGGCGAACCGTGTCGCACCGGTGCCGGAATGTTAGGTAGCGCGGAGCGCCTTTCCCCGGGGCTTTCCACTCAGTAGAAACCGGCATCGACCCCATGGTCGACGTGTCCCTGCTCACGGGCGCCGCTACCTGCGGCTTCCTGGAATTTCCCGAGGGCTTTCCTTCGCCTCCCACGGGTCGTAATGTGCGGTTTCATGAGCTCTCAGGACAAGCGGCCCACCGGGCGGGAGGCGCTGCCGGCCGGGCCCGCCGGGGCTGCCCCGAAGTCCGTCGCCGCCCGTGCGCTGAGGATCCTGGACACTTTTGACTCCGAGCACTACGAGCTGTCCTTGAGCGACATCTCCCGCCGCAGCGGGCTGCCGGTGGCCACCTGCCACCGGCTCGTCCGTGAGCTCGTCGAGTGGGGCGGCCTGCTGCGGACCGGCGGCCGGTACCGCATCGGCCACAAGCTGTGGTCCCTGGGACTGCTCTCCGAGAGCCACCACGGCCTCGCCGAACTGGCCGCGCCGTACATGCACGACGTGCTCTTCCTGACCAAGCACGTGGTCAACCTCTTCGTCCTCGACGGCGCCCACGCCCTGCTGCTCGAACGGATCTCCGGAACCCAGCCGGGACCGGCCCTGCACCGGGTGGGCGACCGCCTGGCCCTGCACGCCAGTGCCGGGGGGAAGGCGTTCCTCGCCTACGGGCCGCCGGAACTCGCGCGGGCCGCTCTGGCCAACCCGCAGCGGCTCACCCCGCACACCGTGATCGACCCGACCCGGCTGCGCCGCGAACTCGAACAGGTCCGGCGCAAGGGGTACGCCATGACGCTGGAGGAGGCGGTCGAGGGGGCGCACGGGATCGCGGTGCCGGTCACCGCCGCCGACGGCGGTGTCATCGCGGCCCTCGGTGTCGTCACCGTCGGAACGCGCCCCCGCCCCGCCGGGATCGTGCCGGTCCTGCAGATCGCCGCGCGGAGCATCGCACGAGAGGCGGGCCGCCTGGCCGCGTAGAGCGACACGGCTGGATGGTGCCGACGCCCGGTGCCCTGTGGCCGGACGCCGCCAGGCGGGGGTTCGCGGGCATGGGCGCATGCGGGGACGGGCGCATGCGAGTGCGGACGATCACAGGGCGGGGCCGTTCGCGGGCGGGGTGTCGCATGGGACGGGCGGGCGCTGGACGGGGGTTCGCGCTGGGCGGGCGCATGCGGGTACGGGCGCATGCGGGTAGGGGAGTTCCACGGGGCGGGCGTTCGCGGGTTCGCGGGACGGGGCTTCGCGCGGGCGGGCGTGCGTGGGACGGGGTTCGCGTGGCGCGCGCGTTTGCGTGGGGCGGGCGTTCACGAGGCGGGGGTTCGCGGGTACGGGCGCATGCGGGTACGGGCGTTCACGAGGCGGGGGTTCGCGGGCATGGGAGTTCACGGGGCGGGCGCGCGGCGGGTGTCGTGCGCGGCTGGCGATCGTGGTGGGGACCTCATGACGCGAGGCATCGTGCCAGGTGCGGCAGGTGCGGCAGGTGCGGCAGGTGCGGCAGGTGCGGCAGGGCGGGAAGCCGGTGGTGGAGCCCGCGGCTCACGCCCCGCCGGTCAGCAGCAAGGGCAGGCTGATCAGGACCGTGGCGGCCGTCGACGCCGCGGTCAGGGCCATTGCCGTCGGCGGCGGAGGCGCGGTCTCCCGACGCGTACCGCCGACGAGGAAGGTCACGGCCGCGGCCGTCGCCGCGCAGACCGCGGCCGCCCAGCCCAGCGGTGAGGAGCCGCTCGCCGCCGTGTGCACGAGCAGCAGCGCACCCACCGCCTGGGACATGGTCGTCCGCCGCCAGGCGAGGCGGGTGCGCTCGGGTTGCAGTCCCGGGTCCCGGCCGCCGGCGCGGACGGGCGCGGCCCGCGTCACGCGGGCCCGCCGGCCCAGACCAGCACCGTGGTGAACGACGCGATCGCCGTGATCACGACGGCCAGCACGGGCAGCAGCCAGGAACCGGGCAGTGGCGCGTCACGGCGGATCGCGCGTTGGACGCGCCGCCAGTGCGGATAGGCCCCGCCCGTGATCACGACGGCCAGCAGCGCGCACACGACCGCCAGGAGTTCTCGCGCGTGCGGGATCGCGAAGGCCGGTACGAGCTGCCGTACCGCCACCGCCGCCGCCAGCAGGCTGACACCGGTACGGATCCAGGCGAGGAAGGTGCGCTCGTTGGCGAGCGTGAACCGGTAGTCCGGCTCCCTCTCCCCGCCATCGCCGCCGTCTTCTTCCTCGCGTCCCCGGTCGTTGCCCGTGACCATCCCGCTCTTCCCGCTTCCTTCCCGAGCCGTTCTGCACCTGTGGGCCGTCGGCACCCGTCCACACCCGCGTACACGCCCGTACGCGGCCGAGTGCGGGGGCCGCCGGACGCGCCGTCCGCTCAGCTCCCCGCGCGGACCACCGGGCCCGTGGCGACGGAGAACCGCGCGCCGCTCGTGGCGACGTCGATCGGGCCGTCGTACGTCGACGCGGCCTCGGTGCGCCAGTACTCGGCGTCCGCCGGCCCCGCGAAGTGGGACAGCACCAGGCGCCGCGCCCCGGCGGCCTTGGCGACCCGGCCGGCCCCGGCCGGCGGGGTGTGCGAGTTCTCCTGGTGGGCCAGGAAGGCGGGGGAGAAGCCACGGCTGCGGTAGAAGTCGAGGTTGACGGCCTCGTGGACGAGGACGTCGGTGCCCTCCGCCAGCCGGGCGAGGTTCGCCGACTCGGCCGTGTCACCGGAGAAGGTGATCGATCCGTAGGCGGAGTCGATCCGGTAGGCGAGAGCCGGGTGCACCGGCGGGTGGTCCACCAGGACGGCGGTCACCGTGATCCGCTCGTCGGCGTAGACCTCGAACGGCTCACCGGCGGCCGCGGAACCCCTGGCCGGGGCGGCCACCTCCGAGGCGCGCACCAGGTCCGCCAGCGGCGGCCGGTCCTCGTCGCCCACCCGGATGGCGATGTCGTAGGAGAACGCGTCCAGGGCGGAGGCC from Streptomyces sp. 6-11-2 encodes:
- a CDS encoding YidH family protein, which gives rise to MVTGNDRGREEEDGGDGGEREPDYRFTLANERTFLAWIRTGVSLLAAAVAVRQLVPAFAIPHARELLAVVCALLAVVITGGAYPHWRRVQRAIRRDAPLPGSWLLPVLAVVITAIASFTTVLVWAGGPA
- a CDS encoding PDR/VanB family oxidoreductase, with protein sequence MGGLSARADRRGVVPRTREVIAERVDRVADGVVSLVLVTPDGSPFQPWEPGAHIDVHLGGQYVRQYSLCSSPKDLSHLRVAVLDVPGSRGGSRWIHRNVRPGDTLEISEPRNNFPVRDSRKYLFLAGGIGITPIIPMIERAAEAGRDWRLVYGGRSRAGMAFAERLVDEYGDRVDIVAEDERGRMDLAGVLAMPRAHMLVYACGPGGMLSAVEELCMGWPPGSLHTERFAATALGPGSVAEPFEVELARSGKTVSVPTDRTILEAVEDVGVRVLSSCRQGLCGTCETPVVSGEPEHRDAVLTQDDQDTGATMMICVSRAAAGCGRLVLDL
- a CDS encoding IclR family transcriptional regulator; the protein is MSSQDKRPTGREALPAGPAGAAPKSVAARALRILDTFDSEHYELSLSDISRRSGLPVATCHRLVRELVEWGGLLRTGGRYRIGHKLWSLGLLSESHHGLAELAAPYMHDVLFLTKHVVNLFVLDGAHALLLERISGTQPGPALHRVGDRLALHASAGGKAFLAYGPPELARAALANPQRLTPHTVIDPTRLRRELEQVRRKGYAMTLEEAVEGAHGIAVPVTAADGGVIAALGVVTVGTRPRPAGIVPVLQIAARSIAREAGRLAA
- a CDS encoding MBL fold metallo-hydrolase, whose amino-acid sequence is MTDTTSAQRGMDLITLGVAAGPAIRGPEHGIASAVVVDDAFYLVDFGIGCTRAANEAGLRGHRFRAGFITHLHSDHVIELPGFLLWNWGRPVHGFSTPVHIVGPGPDPEDGTRHLAGTDRLVASALDAFSYDIAIRVGDEDRPPLADLVRASEVAAPARGSAAAGEPFEVYADERITVTAVLVDHPPVHPALAYRIDSAYGSITFSGDTAESANLARLAEGTDVLVHEAVNLDFYRSRGFSPAFLAHQENSHTPPAGAGRVAKAAGARRLVLSHFAGPADAEYWRTEAASTYDGPIDVATSGARFSVATGPVVRAGS
- a CDS encoding DUF202 domain-containing protein, which gives rise to MTRAAPVRAGGRDPGLQPERTRLAWRRTTMSQAVGALLLVHTAASGSSPLGWAAAVCAATAAAVTFLVGGTRRETAPPPPTAMALTAASTAATVLISLPLLLTGGA